The following coding sequences are from one Cardiobacteriaceae bacterium TAE3-ERU3 window:
- the rpmB gene encoding 50S ribosomal protein L28, with protein sequence MARICQVTGKKPMVGNTVSHANNKGKRRFLPNIQEHRFWVESENRFVKLKVSTHGMRIIDKKGIDAVLEDIRARGDKV encoded by the coding sequence ATGGCCCGCATTTGCCAGGTGACCGGTAAAAAGCCGATGGTCGGTAATACCGTTTCCCACGCGAACAACAAAGGTAAGCGCCGTTTTCTCCCAAATATCCAAGAACACCGTTTTTGGGTTGAGAGTGAAAACCGTTTTGTAAAATTGAAAGTATCGACTCACGGTATGCGAATCATCGACAAGAAAGGCATTGATGCCGTACTTGAAGACATCCGCGCTCGTGGCGATAAAGTGTAA
- the sohB gene encoding protease SohB produces MAQFFYEYGLFFAKVITFVLAIVAVVGVIAAAKKGGDQEDKLNIVSLNERYEAYREQLETALLDKKALKVREKARKKADKEKDKAQSEDKPKMFVLDFDGDMEASAVDSLRTHISAVIQVAAEHDKVLLRLESAGGLVHAYGLAASQLARLREKQIHLVVSIDKVAASGGYMMACIGNEILAAPFAIVGSVGVIGAVPNFHDLLEKNHIHYEQHTAGKYKRSLTLFGENTDDDRAQFTYELAITHELFKDHIRAARPMLDVDDIATGETWYGTQAVENGLIDYVGTSDDFILSHLDSHQLLLIEDEVHEGLVEKLKSRFLGKISTHQPFKATIR; encoded by the coding sequence ATGGCACAATTTTTTTACGAATACGGTTTATTTTTTGCCAAGGTGATTACTTTTGTATTGGCAATCGTTGCTGTGGTTGGTGTTATTGCTGCGGCAAAAAAAGGTGGTGATCAAGAGGATAAGCTCAATATAGTTTCTTTGAATGAGCGTTATGAAGCTTATCGTGAGCAACTTGAAACAGCCTTACTTGATAAAAAAGCATTGAAAGTACGTGAAAAAGCGCGCAAAAAAGCAGATAAGGAAAAAGATAAGGCACAAAGTGAAGACAAGCCAAAAATGTTTGTCTTGGATTTTGATGGCGATATGGAGGCGAGCGCTGTAGATAGCCTGCGTACCCACATTAGCGCCGTGATTCAGGTCGCCGCTGAGCACGATAAAGTATTGTTGCGCTTAGAGAGTGCCGGTGGGTTGGTACACGCTTATGGTTTAGCGGCTTCGCAGTTGGCGCGCTTGCGTGAAAAGCAGATTCACCTGGTTGTTTCTATTGACAAAGTGGCCGCGAGTGGTGGTTATATGATGGCATGCATTGGCAATGAGATCCTTGCAGCACCTTTTGCCATTGTTGGTTCGGTAGGCGTCATCGGTGCGGTGCCAAATTTCCATGATTTGCTTGAAAAAAACCATATTCATTATGAGCAACATACAGCAGGTAAATACAAGCGTAGCCTGACGCTATTTGGTGAAAATACTGATGATGATCGCGCGCAGTTTACCTATGAATTGGCCATTACTCATGAATTGTTCAAAGATCACATTCGTGCGGCTCGCCCAATGTTGGATGTTGACGATATTGCTACTGGTGAGACGTGGTATGGTACTCAGGCGGTCGAAAATGGCTTGATTGATTATGTTGGCACCAGTGATGATTTCATTCTCAGCCATCTCGATAGCCATCAATTGCTGCTGATTGAAGATGAAGTGCATGAGGGATTGGTGGAAAAGTTGAAGTCGCGCTTTCTTGGCAAAATCAGTACGCATCAACCGTTTAAGGCGACTATCCGCTAA
- the rpmG gene encoding 50S ribosomal protein L33: MAKKNARDKIRLVSSEGTGHFYTTTKNKRNMPEKMEIKKFDPVARKHVIYKEAKIK, translated from the coding sequence ATGGCGAAGAAAAACGCACGCGACAAGATCCGCTTAGTTTCTTCTGAAGGTACTGGTCACTTCTACACCACGACCAAGAACAAGCGTAACATGCCAGAAAAAATGGAAATCAAAAAATTTGATCCAGTGGCACGTAAGCATGTGATCTATAAAGAAGCAAAAATCAAGTAA
- a CDS encoding oxidative damage protection protein translates to MTIFCQKLQREGEQLPRKPVTGELGERIYQHISKEAWEMWLKQQTMLINEYQLSSFEPEAQTFLRDQMEAFLFNDTHVAPQAYQPKGENS, encoded by the coding sequence ATGACTATTTTTTGCCAAAAGTTGCAACGCGAAGGTGAGCAATTGCCACGTAAGCCTGTTACAGGTGAGCTTGGTGAGCGCATTTATCAACATATCAGTAAAGAAGCGTGGGAAATGTGGCTTAAACAGCAAACTATGTTGATCAATGAATACCAGCTTTCTTCTTTTGAACCTGAAGCGCAGACATTTTTACGCGACCAGATGGAAGCATTTTTATTTAATGACACACATGTCGCACCGCAGGCTTATCAGCCAAAAGGCGAAAATAGCTGA
- a CDS encoding peroxiredoxin — protein sequence MAEKLVVIVLNSNPENQSEMVEPIYHATIAASMDYQAEIILAGRAGEIAIRGVAEGIESPRKADETIYDLLKEAYQSGVKIKVSKFVVQKWGNNLIPEVEETVSGGYIVEEIMNSNNTTLTY from the coding sequence ATGGCTGAAAAACTCGTTGTCATCGTACTGAATAGTAACCCTGAAAACCAAAGTGAAATGGTCGAGCCTATTTATCACGCCACCATTGCCGCATCTATGGATTATCAGGCTGAAATTATTCTCGCAGGGCGTGCTGGAGAAATTGCCATACGCGGCGTTGCCGAAGGCATTGAATCACCGCGCAAAGCAGACGAAACCATTTACGATTTACTCAAAGAGGCTTACCAAAGTGGCGTAAAAATCAAAGTCAGTAAATTTGTTGTGCAAAAATGGGGCAACAATTTGATTCCGGAAGTCGAAGAGACCGTCAGCGGCGGTTACATCGTCGAGGAAATCATGAACAGCAACAACACCACACTCACCTATTAA
- a CDS encoding ABC transporter ATP-binding protein, producing MSKILINVADVVVKRRGQAVLNGASIALNRGEVVALVGANGVGKTTLLHVLAGYIHPDSGSVQHGCPLAQVAFLADKPALYPDWSINEVLQRLAVLHGIEVQRVQELIALLGLTSVASRPAKNLSHGYRQRLAMAQMLLGKPQVLLFDEPGNGLDYQQRRALWPLLSNLKRDAGVMLISHDWVEVGAVADRVYLLKDGRCHELAMPQRNQDWRWLEFIDQHAAGTYGAQAVSRDGRFLAVPVGAEFDQAAVLTVSDSYPAQALQEKIDAVA from the coding sequence ATGAGCAAAATATTGATCAACGTAGCAGATGTTGTGGTTAAACGCCGTGGTCAAGCCGTACTTAATGGTGCGTCGATAGCGCTCAATCGCGGTGAAGTCGTTGCGTTGGTTGGTGCAAATGGTGTGGGTAAGACCACTTTATTACACGTACTTGCCGGCTATATTCATCCCGATAGTGGTAGTGTGCAGCATGGCTGCCCATTGGCTCAGGTTGCCTTCCTTGCTGATAAGCCAGCCCTTTATCCAGATTGGTCCATTAATGAAGTACTACAGCGCTTGGCTGTGCTTCATGGCATTGAGGTGCAACGGGTTCAAGAATTGATTGCTCTGTTGGGCTTGACTTCAGTCGCATCACGGCCAGCGAAAAATCTCTCCCATGGCTATCGCCAGCGTCTTGCTATGGCGCAAATGCTTCTCGGCAAGCCTCAAGTTTTGCTTTTTGACGAGCCGGGTAATGGTCTAGATTACCAGCAGCGGCGTGCTCTGTGGCCACTACTCAGCAATTTAAAGCGTGATGCAGGCGTGATGCTAATCAGCCATGATTGGGTTGAAGTTGGTGCCGTTGCTGATCGTGTCTACCTACTTAAAGATGGACGTTGTCACGAATTGGCTATGCCACAGCGCAATCAAGATTGGCGGTGGCTGGAATTTATTGATCAACATGCTGCCGGTACGTATGGCGCACAGGCTGTGAGCCGTGATGGCCGTTTTTTGGCCGTTCCAGTGGGTGCTGAATTTGATCAGGCCGCCGTCTTGACGGTGAGTGACAGTTATCCGGCTCAGGCGTTGCAGGAGAAAATTGATGCAGTGGCGTGA
- the nagZ gene encoding beta-N-acetylhexosaminidase: MSIIIGIESTKLSTEDKRRLEHPACSGVILFSRNYSDSKQLRSLCAEIKHIDSEKLICVDHEGGRVQRFRTDSTALPAPYSLGLLFKTHPLRALALSKDIGIVMAYELGQYGIDFSFAPILDLYDEVSSVIAERAFSDCPAVVSTLASALRTGLRTGGLAAVGKHYPGHGRVQGDSHHVLPHDTRPVEAREADLYPFAAQIKDGIEGIMTAHIVYPETNGIPGGFSPLIIDNLRQLGFNGAIFSDDLDMAGAQVFKDAAAQVQAALDAGADFTLICNNFAAMDQALQSNPKPRDPQAFVQRKKTMLRKQFDAQAFEHAYQHAKARLEQYRESI, from the coding sequence ATGTCCATCATCATCGGCATAGAATCGACCAAACTCAGCACAGAGGATAAACGCAGGCTGGAACATCCGGCTTGTAGTGGCGTTATTCTGTTTAGCCGTAATTATAGTGACTCTAAACAACTGCGCTCTCTGTGTGCTGAAATCAAGCACATTGATTCAGAAAAGCTGATTTGTGTCGATCACGAAGGTGGGCGCGTCCAGCGTTTTCGCACTGATTCCACCGCACTTCCAGCCCCTTATTCATTAGGCTTGTTATTTAAAACCCACCCTTTACGTGCTCTGGCACTGAGTAAAGACATCGGAATTGTAATGGCTTATGAGCTTGGCCAATATGGTATTGATTTCAGCTTCGCACCTATTCTCGACTTATATGATGAGGTTTCATCGGTTATTGCCGAACGCGCTTTTTCAGATTGCCCTGCTGTAGTCAGCACGCTGGCTTCCGCATTACGCACTGGCCTGCGCACTGGTGGCTTGGCTGCTGTTGGGAAACACTACCCGGGGCACGGCCGTGTTCAGGGTGACTCGCACCACGTACTACCACACGACACACGCCCTGTCGAAGCAAGAGAAGCGGATCTTTACCCATTTGCCGCACAAATCAAAGACGGCATCGAAGGCATCATGACCGCGCATATCGTTTACCCGGAAACAAACGGCATACCTGGTGGTTTTTCACCTTTAATAATCGACAACTTGCGTCAGCTCGGCTTTAATGGCGCCATTTTTTCTGATGATTTGGACATGGCTGGCGCACAGGTCTTTAAAGATGCAGCAGCGCAAGTGCAAGCTGCACTTGATGCCGGAGCCGACTTCACACTAATTTGCAATAATTTTGCAGCAATGGATCAAGCACTACAAAGCAACCCCAAGCCACGCGATCCTCAAGCATTTGTGCAACGAAAAAAGACGATGCTACGCAAGCAATTTGATGCACAAGCATTTGAACACGCTTATCAGCACGCAAAGGCCCGACTCGAGCAATACAGAGAGTCAATTTAA
- a CDS encoding hypoxanthine-guanine phosphoribosyltransferase: MAQLSNQELEGVLSNSECLITTAEVNAAYDKLAAQLNLHYAGLNPIVMVVMNGGLIPAGQLLTRLNFFHRMEYIHATRYRDNQATNELQWKMRPNADLKDEHVLLIDDIFDEGYTLKAIVDELKTQNPTTLNCCVLLNKLHDRKVPNFKADFVGTEVVDRYIYGCGMDYHGYLRHLPGIYALKE, from the coding sequence ATGGCTCAACTATCAAACCAAGAACTTGAAGGCGTTCTCAGCAATTCGGAATGCCTGATCACAACCGCAGAAGTCAACGCGGCTTACGACAAGCTGGCAGCTCAGCTAAACCTCCATTATGCGGGGCTGAACCCAATCGTCATGGTCGTCATGAACGGAGGACTGATTCCGGCCGGGCAATTACTCACTCGCCTCAATTTCTTTCACCGTATGGAATACATTCATGCCACTCGTTACCGCGACAATCAAGCCACCAACGAATTACAGTGGAAGATGCGCCCTAATGCAGATTTAAAAGACGAACACGTCCTCCTAATTGACGATATCTTTGATGAAGGCTATACGCTCAAGGCGATTGTTGATGAATTGAAAACGCAGAATCCAACCACACTAAATTGCTGTGTGCTCCTCAATAAGTTACACGACCGAAAAGTGCCCAACTTTAAAGCTGATTTTGTTGGTACCGAAGTCGTTGATCGCTACATCTATGGCTGTGGCATGGACTACCACGGTTACCTGCGTCATCTCCCGGGCATCTACGCATTGAAAGAATAA